One genomic window of Lytechinus variegatus isolate NC3 chromosome 1, Lvar_3.0, whole genome shotgun sequence includes the following:
- the LOC121408195 gene encoding uncharacterized protein LOC121408195, which produces MMYAKDTHTVEEAYNHAKSDPTVVRYHGYGAYLESLYERRQVWAQAFRLGLRIRANQTNNYAEAAMRVLKDSILQRSKAFNVPQLVDFILCRLEGFYQRRLLAVVNQRPLKWRIERHSGLNISKDDISKTGESTYQVTSQSDRQCHYTVDMAVGVCSCHEGVTGGACKHQGAIVRHFKVASNNFLPTSASERTLLLRIATGRDDSVPSGWLDPLQSSEPMAEDAPPPQLNDTSLATDHSGLQDPQLVHVDSLRAQGDLLNAFDRRLHGNISISNSQCKYSFVFLIIVKFLNMTLN; this is translated from the exons ATGATGTATGCCAAGGACACGCACACAGTTGAAGAAGCATACAATCATGCAAAGAGTGATCCGACTGTTGTACG GTACCATGGGTATGGAGCATACCTTGAATCCCTATACGAGAGACGACAGGTGTGGGCCCAGGCATTTAGATTGGGGCTTCGGATTCGGGCCAATCAAACAAACAATTATGCTGAAGCTGCCATGAGGGTCCTAAAGGATTCCATCCTTCAACGTTCCAAAGCCTTCAATGTGCCGCAACTGGTAGACTTCATCCTCTGTAGGCTTGAAGGCTTTTACCAGAGAAGACTTCTGGCAGTTGTGAACCAACGGCCATTGAAGTGGAGAATCGAACGTCATAGCGGATTGAACATCAGCAAAGACGACATTTCCAAA ACTGGGGAGAGTACCTACCAGGTCACAAGCCAGAGTGATCGTCAATGTCATTACACTGTTGACATGGCTGTTGGTGTGTGTTCGTGCCATGAAGGGGTCACCGGGGGTGCCTGCAAACATCAAGGGGCCATTGTGAGGCACTTCAAAGTGGCATCAAACAACTTCCTTCCAACATCTGCTTCTGAAAGGACATTGTTGCTAAGAATCGCGACTGGAC GTGATGACAGTGTTCCATCAGGATGGCTGGACCCTCTTCAATCTTCAGAGCCCATGGCAGAAGATGCGCCACCACCTCAACTGAATGACACATCACTAGCCACAGATCATAGTGGACTGCAAGATCCCCAACTTGTTCATGTAGACAGTCTACGTGCTCAAGGAGACTTGCTTAATGCATTTGACAGACGTCTCCATGGCAACATATCCATCTCCAATTCCCAATGTAAGTATAGCTTTGTTTTCTTAATTATCGTTAAGTTCTTAAACATGACACTGAATTAA